One Fusarium falciforme chromosome 1, complete sequence genomic window carries:
- a CDS encoding DNA-directed RNA polymerase subunit beta gives MPLVDDGFEALLEPFYNGKKLTDPISTKEDKFQLLPAFLKVKGLVKQHIDSYNFFVEQEIKDIVRANRTIRSDVDSNFWLEFTDIRVDRPRRQDWQDAKSHTDVTPMECRLRDMTYAAPILVDIQYIRDKQRIVRKNVPLGRMPVMLKSSKCRLGGATNTQMEEMNECPLDPGGYFIIGGTEKVILIQEQLSKNRVIVEADEKNNVISASVTSSTHERKSKTYVTLKKDRILLTHNVLVEGIPIVIVLKALGGKSDMEIMELVAGSDGRYQDEFLVNFDEATKAGIFTQHQALEYIGARVKMGSRKGQFGPQVRRNHVEEGLDALANLVIAHVPIEELDFYPKAIYVAMMTRKVLMAAHNPKLVDDRDFVGNKRLELAGQLLSLLFEDLFKRFTVEVKMSIDKFLKKNNRAVPLDAVHMISNHANTIGIGINRAIQTGNWSVKRFNMNRAGVTHVLSRLSYIAALGMMTRISSQFEKTRKVSGPRALQPSQWGMLCTSDTPEGEACGLVKNLALMTHITTNVEEGPVKETILTIDKEVEAIEKFSGSMMHREGSYIIHVNGTPFALTRNPKRFAQRFRTLRRRGGVSPFVGININTHFNAIHIATDEGRICRPYIIVKNGQQKLKPEHLRLLQLGKVTFDDFLRQGVVEYLDVNEENDALITIYEDQVTQSTTHLEIEPFTILGAVAGLIPFPHHNQSPRNTYQCAMGKQAIGAIAYNQFNRIDTLLYTLVYPQRPMVISKTIQLIGYDKLPAGQNATVVVMSYSGYDIEDALVLNKASIDRGFGRCQVFRKYTTELQKYPNGRRERIGDPQNEEGKVKQRIKKHEGLDDDGLAIVGYRIHNGEAMIKKETPLDQTSTGIGMDRGPSEYRDSSVSYRIADPAYIDKVMVSQTEKDTTVIKVQTRQTRRPELGDKFSSRHGQKGVVGIIVDQEDLPFSDKGLTPDIIMNPHGFPSRMTVGKLLECLTGKASIIHGRPDYGFGDAFRSHPLEEMSKVLVDHGFSWEGKDYFTSGVTGEPLEAYIFNGPIYYQRLKHMVQDKMHSRSRGPKAILTRQPTEGRSREGGLRLGEMERDCLIAYGASQLLLERLMISSDGTEIDICQQCGLFGYKGYCHTCKSTREVTKMTMPYAAKLLVQELISMNVGVRLQMEDEFPHPT, from the exons ATGCCTTTGGTAGACGATGGATTCGAGGCCCTCTTGGAGCCTTTCTACAATGGAAAGAAGCTCACGGATCCCATCTCCACCAAGGAGGATAAATTCCAACTTCTACCAGCCTTCCTAAAAGTCAAGG GCCTCGTTAAGCA GCACATCGACTCGTACAACTTCTTCGTCGAGCAAGAAATCAAGGATATTGTTCGCGCCAACCGGACCATCCGCAGCGATGTGGATAGCAACTTTTGGCTTGA ATTCACCGATATTAGAGTCGATCGCCCCAGACGGCAGGACTGGCAAGATGCTAAGTCGCACACCGATGTCACTCCTATGGAGTGCCGTCTCCGAGATATGACATACGCCGCTCCAATCCTCGTCGATATCCAATACATTCGAGACAAGCAGAGGATCGTGCGAAAGAACGTTCCCCTGGGCCGCATGCCTGTGATGCTGAAGAGCTCCAAGTGTCGACTCGGTGGTGCCACCAATACCCAGATGGAAGAGATGAACGAGTGCCCACTCGATCCGGGCGGTTACTTCATCATCGGCGGCACCGAAAAGGTCATTCTGATCCAGGAGCAACTGAGCAAAAACCGTGTCATTGTCGAAGCGGACGAGAAGAACAACGTTATTTCCGCCTCAGTTACCAGTTCCACCCACGAACGAAAGTCGAAGACCTATGTCACCCTGAAGAAGGACAGGATTCTCCTCACACACAACGTCCTTGTCGAGGGAATCCCCATCGTGATTGTTCTCAAGGCGCTTGGTGGAAAATCAGACATGGAGATCATGGAGCTTGTTGCGGGTTCCGATGGCAGATACCAAGACGAGTTTCTGGTCAACTTTGACGAAGCGACAAAAGCGGGCATCTTTACACAGCACCAGGCTCTAGAGTACATCGGTGCCAGAGTGAAGATGGGTTCACGCAAGGGCCAGTTTGGCCCTCAAGTGCGTCGCAACCATGTCGAGGAAGGTCTCGACGCACTTGCCAACCTCGTTATTGCCCACGTTCCCATCGAGGAGCTCGACTTCTATCCCAAAGCTATCTATGTGGCTATGATGACCCGAAAGGTCCTCATGGCTGCCCACAACCCCAAGCTAGTCGATGACAGAGATTTTGTCGGCAACAAGCGACTTGAGCTTGCTGGCCAGcttctttctctcctctttgAAGATTTGTTCAAGCGTTTCACTGTCGAGGTCAAGATGTCGATCGATAAATtcctcaagaagaacaaccGCGCAGTTCCCCTGGATGCTGTTCACATGATTAGCAATCATGCCAACACTATCGGAATAGGAATCAACCGGGCCATCCAGACTGGTAACTGGAGCGTTAAGCGATTCAACATGAACCGAGCTGGTGTGACCCACGTCCTGAGTCGGCTCAGTTATATCGCTGCTCTTGGTATGATGACAAGAATCAGCAGTCAGTTCGAGAAGACGCGAAAGGTCTCAGGTCCTCGTGCGCTCCAACCGTCGCAATGGGGTATGCTGTGCACTTCGGATACTCCTGAAGGAGAAGCCTGCGGTCTGGTCAAGAACTTGGCTTTGATGACCCATATCACCACAAATGTCGAGGAAGGACCCGTGAAGGAGACTATCCTGACGATCGACAAGGAAGTTGAGGCTATCGAGAAATTCTCTGGTTCAATGATGCACCGGGAAGGGAGTTACATCATCCATGTCAATGGTACACCCTTCGCATTGACACGGAATCCGAAGAGGTTCGCACAAAGGTTCAGAACATTGCGACGAAGAGGCGGTGTCTCTCCCTTCGTgggcatcaacatcaacacacaCTTCAACGCCATCCATATCGCAACTGATGAAGGTCGAATTTGCCGTCCTTATATCATTGTCAAGAATGGGCAACAGAAGCTGAAGCCAGAGCACCTTCGGCTTCTTCAACTTGGAAAAGTCACCTTTGATGATTTCCTGAGACAGGGTGTCGTCGAGTACCTGGATGTGAACGAGGAGAATGACgccctcatcaccatctacGAAGACCAAGTAACGCAAAGTACCACCCATCTGGAGATTGAGCCGTTCACCATCCTGGGTGCAGTTGCAGGACTGATTCCATTCCCCCACCACAACCAATCGCCTCGTAACACTTACCAATGCGCTATGGGTAAACAAGCCATTGGTGCCATCGCTTATAACCAGTTCAACCGAATCGACACTCTACTATACACACTCGTCTATCCCCAACGACCCATGGTTATCTCCAAGACCATCCAGCTCATCGGTTATGATAAACTTCCCGCAGGCCAGAACGCGACTGTGGTCGTCATGTCGTACTCTGGATACGATATCGAAGATGCTTTGGTTCTGAACAAGGCGTCGATCGACAGAGGATTTGGACGTTGCCAAGTCTTCCGCAAATACACGACCGAGCTGCAAAAATACCCCAATGGTCGCCGAGAGCGCATCGGCGATCCCCAAAATGAAGAAGGCAAGGTCAAACAACGAATCAAGAAGCACGAGGGTCTCGATGACGATGGTCTGGCCATTGTGGGATACAGAATTCACAATGGCGAGGCCATGATCAAGAAGGAAACACCACTTGACCAGACAAGCACCGGCATCGGAATGGATCGTGGACCCAGCGAATACCGCGATTCTTCAGTCTCATACCGTATTGCTGACCCGGCATACATTGACAAGGTGATGGTATCCCAGACAGAGAAGGACACCACAGTCATCAAGGTCCAGACCAGACAGACTCGTCGTCCAGAGCTTGGAGACAAGTTTTCATCTCGTCACGGTCAAAAGGGTGTGGTTGGCATCATTGTCGACCAGGAGGACCTGCCCTTCTCTGACAAGGGTCTGACCCCTGATATCATCATGAACCCTCACGGTTTCCCGTCTCGAATGACAGTCGGAAAGCTGCTCGAGTGCTTGACGGGCAAGGCTTCCATTATCCATGGCCGCCCCGACTACGGATTTGGTGATGCCTTCCGATCGCACCCGCTTGAGGAGATGAGCAAGGTCCTTGTTGACCACGGATTCTCGTGGGAGGGCAAGGATTACTTCACATCAGGCGTGACTGGTGAGCCGCTGGAGGCGTACATCTTCAACGGTCCCATCTACTACCAGCGCCTGAAGCACATGGTTCAAGACAAGATGCACTCTCGATCTAGAGGTCCCAAGGCTATCCTGACACGTCAGCCCACCGAAGGTCGTTCCCGAGAGGGTGGTCTGCGTCTGGGTGAAATGGAGCGTGATTGTCTGATTGCCTACGGCGCCTCTCAGCTTCTGCTGGAACGACTCATGATCAGCTCGGACGGCACAGAGATTGATATTTGCCAGCAGTGCGGCCTGTTCGGGTACAAGGGCTACTGCCATACATGCAAGAGCACGAGGGAGGtgaccaagatgacgatgccgTACGCGGCCAAGCTGCTTGTGCAGGAGCTCATCAGCATGAATGTGGGAGTGCGGCTTCAGATGGAGGATGAGTTTCCCCATCCGACGTAG